Proteins found in one SAR324 cluster bacterium genomic segment:
- a CDS encoding pentapeptide repeat-containing protein → MIPIILVAKPIYAFDELDLQKLLTTRICNDCNLIQANLDSINLNDVSLLGANLREANLVNANLRGAELIGADLIDADLTGVDLTGADLTGANLTGVTLSGADLTGTTLWMSILRNSSIRSAYLNYSNLKEADLTGANLIEVELVSATLNNAELEEAKIWYANFENADLGRANLKGAEIYESNLMGSNLKNAKLIEATFYQSNLDGADLTGTTLDEEASPIQGQSTTKLCNTVMTDGEVTNKDCER, encoded by the coding sequence TTGATTCCAATCATTTTGGTTGCCAAGCCAATTTATGCCTTCGATGAACTTGATCTTCAAAAATTGCTGACAACCCGCATCTGTAATGACTGTAACTTGATCCAAGCAAATCTTGATTCTATAAATTTAAATGATGTGAGTTTGTTGGGAGCTAACTTGAGAGAAGCTAATTTAGTAAATGCAAATCTGCGTGGAGCTGAACTCATTGGAGCAGATTTGATAGATGCAGATCTGACGGGGGTGGATCTGACAGGCGCAGATCTAACTGGAGCTAATTTAACGGGTGTCACACTTTCTGGAGCAGACTTGACAGGCACTACTTTGTGGATGAGTATCCTTAGAAATTCTTCAATAAGAAGTGCATACTTAAATTATTCCAATTTGAAGGAAGCAGACCTGACAGGTGCGAACTTGATCGAAGTTGAATTGGTCAGCGCCACTCTGAATAATGCTGAGTTGGAAGAAGCGAAAATCTGGTATGCAAATTTTGAAAATGCTGACCTTGGTAGAGCCAATCTGAAAGGCGCAGAAATTTATGAGTCCAATCTGATGGGCTCCAATTTAAAAAATGCAAAGCTTATCGAAGCCACTTTTTACCAGTCTAACTTGGACGGTGCAGATTTGACTGGTACTACGCTTGATGAAGAAGCTTCACCTATTCAGGGTCAATCAACTACGAAACTCTGCAATACGGTAATGACTGATGGAGAGGTCACAAATAAAGATTGTGAAAGGTGA
- a CDS encoding amidohydrolase family protein yields the protein MFDIIVKGGTLPDGRVVDIGIEGTRILAIEKDLNSPAEILIEAQGDLVSPPFVDPHFHMDATLSYGTPRLNKSGTLLEGISLWGELLEEATVEEMVDRGLAYCDWAVSTGLLAIRSHVDTTADHLRTVEAMLEVREQVKGYLDLQLVAFPQDGFFRAPSGRENLLRALEMGLDVVGGIPHFERTMEDGRRSVQELCRIAADKGLLVDMHCDESDDPMSRHVESLAAETTALGLQGRVVGSHLTSMHSMDNYYVSKLLPLMAEAELQAISNPLINITLQGRHDSFPKRRGLTRVREMQAQGIDVGWGQDCVRDPWYALGTADMLDVAFMGMHVAQMTSPEEMARCFTMVTETNAKIMHLENYGLEVGKQASLVVLDAADPIDALRLRPARLAVVSKGKLVSTQPRADTTMNLPGRPTMKNRRHPIPQSR from the coding sequence ATGTTTGACATCATTGTGAAGGGAGGGACCCTGCCAGATGGTCGAGTTGTAGATATTGGCATCGAAGGGACAAGAATTTTGGCGATAGAGAAAGATCTAAACAGCCCAGCTGAAATACTAATCGAAGCTCAGGGGGATCTGGTGTCTCCTCCCTTCGTGGATCCGCATTTTCACATGGATGCCACCTTGTCTTATGGAACTCCACGCTTGAACAAATCTGGAACATTGTTGGAAGGCATTTCTCTCTGGGGAGAATTGCTTGAGGAAGCAACCGTTGAAGAGATGGTAGATCGTGGTTTGGCATACTGTGATTGGGCAGTTTCCACGGGCCTGCTCGCTATCCGAAGTCATGTTGATACAACGGCCGATCACCTGAGGACCGTTGAAGCAATGCTCGAAGTACGTGAGCAAGTGAAAGGATATTTGGATCTACAACTCGTAGCCTTTCCGCAAGATGGTTTTTTTCGAGCACCAAGTGGACGGGAAAATTTACTCCGAGCTTTGGAGATGGGCCTCGATGTGGTTGGAGGGATTCCTCATTTTGAACGGACGATGGAGGATGGACGAAGATCAGTCCAGGAGTTGTGCCGTATCGCTGCAGACAAGGGTTTGCTTGTGGACATGCACTGTGATGAGAGCGACGATCCAATGTCACGCCATGTCGAGTCACTCGCAGCGGAAACCACGGCTCTAGGCCTGCAGGGGAGAGTAGTGGGCAGCCACCTGACTTCAATGCATTCAATGGATAATTATTATGTATCCAAGCTGTTGCCTTTGATGGCTGAAGCTGAACTTCAGGCAATTTCGAATCCACTGATCAACATCACGCTTCAGGGCCGACACGACAGTTTTCCAAAAAGACGCGGATTAACCCGTGTGCGTGAAATGCAGGCACAGGGTATTGATGTAGGTTGGGGGCAAGATTGCGTTCGTGATCCATGGTATGCGCTTGGTACCGCAGATATGCTGGATGTTGCCTTTATGGGTATGCACGTAGCCCAGATGACCAGTCCTGAAGAAATGGCTCGATGTTTCACTATGGTCACCGAAACGAACGCCAAGATCATGCATCTTGAGAACTATGGCCTTGAAGTAGGCAAGCAGGCTTCTCTGGTGGTTTTGGATGCTGCAGATCCGATTGATGCCCTGCGCTTACGACCAGCACGCTTAGCTGTGGTTTCGAAGGGGAAACTGGTGAGTACTCAGCCAAGGGCTGATACAACGATGAATTTACCTGGAAGGCCCACTATGAAGAATCGACGACACCCTATTCCCCAGTCTAGATAG
- a CDS encoding ABC transporter permease, protein MEILEIFLTASFWTATIRIASPLILATMGELICERAGVLNLGIEGIMVAGAFVGWFGAYIGMGLWGGVLLAFLVGMFLGLLHASMTVSLGLSQHVVGLGITLLATSLTYYVYRVALPEVTSPPKIEAFQPISVAILAYIPILGPALAEQTPLTYLAIATVLITSFVLYRTPLGLALRAVGENPSSVAAQGLSVLGLRMGAVVIGSGLMALGGAFLTLSAFDSFFFGMVNGRGWVCIALVVFGAWKPHKAFLGAILFAAFDAFQIRLQQSSIGADIPYQIFLMMPYFLSIAALVVMSRKAEVPASLMVPFYKGER, encoded by the coding sequence ATGGAGATATTAGAAATTTTTCTGACTGCAAGTTTCTGGACTGCAACGATCCGAATCGCTAGCCCATTGATTCTAGCAACTATGGGAGAGTTGATTTGTGAACGGGCCGGCGTTCTCAACCTCGGTATAGAGGGAATCATGGTCGCTGGAGCCTTCGTTGGTTGGTTTGGGGCTTACATTGGTATGGGTCTTTGGGGTGGGGTGCTCCTAGCTTTCCTGGTTGGAATGTTCTTAGGTTTACTCCACGCGAGCATGACCGTCAGCTTGGGATTATCCCAGCATGTGGTGGGTCTTGGAATCACACTGTTGGCAACATCGCTGACTTATTATGTTTACCGAGTGGCTTTACCTGAGGTAACTTCTCCACCAAAGATCGAGGCCTTCCAGCCTATCTCTGTCGCCATTTTAGCTTACATCCCAATCCTAGGGCCTGCCCTAGCTGAACAGACTCCCCTAACTTATTTGGCTATCGCAACAGTACTGATTACTTCGTTCGTATTGTATAGGACTCCACTGGGTCTGGCTCTCAGGGCTGTTGGAGAAAATCCATCTTCTGTTGCAGCTCAAGGGCTATCTGTGCTTGGGTTGCGGATGGGTGCGGTAGTTATTGGATCTGGTCTAATGGCACTGGGGGGTGCATTTTTGACTCTTTCGGCCTTTGATAGTTTCTTTTTTGGGATGGTCAATGGTCGTGGTTGGGTCTGCATTGCCCTTGTTGTCTTCGGTGCCTGGAAACCACACAAAGCCTTCTTGGGAGCAATTCTATTTGCGGCTTTCGATGCCTTTCAGATTCGGCTTCAGCAGAGCAGCATCGGTGCAGACATTCCCTATCAGATTTTCTTAATGATGCCCTATTTCTTGTCCATCGCTGCTTTGGTGGTTATGTCCCGGAAAGCAGAGGTCCCAGCATCATTGATGGTACCCTTCTACAAAGGAGAGCGCTAA
- a CDS encoding ABC transporter permease, with protein MRLEAIPNPSLSRRLLPPILALTATVLIASFLAMVAGGNPFAVLGLIIKGAVGSKFALLETLNRTTPLIFTGLAVAVAFRAKLWNIGAEAQLYSGAIVAVLMGTGTLAWSSLALIPTMIICSMSAGALLLLVPTLLKTRLGVDEVVTTLLLNFIFLLLVSLLLEGPLKDPMGMGWPKSSRLLAEARLPRIVDGLRLHWGFGIALIAALVIWIVNTKTTFGYAMRAVGYNAGAARYAGMPVNLIITQTALLSGGLAALAGFSEVAGLKGTLTLDLSPGFGYSGIIVAMLALLHPLGVVVAALFVAGIFVGADSMSRAAGVPTYLADIMLATALLLMVVAVLLTKFRIIRD; from the coding sequence ATGCGTCTTGAAGCGATCCCAAATCCAAGCCTTTCCAGAAGATTACTACCACCGATTTTAGCACTAACTGCTACCGTCTTGATCGCATCCTTTCTCGCAATGGTTGCTGGTGGAAATCCTTTTGCTGTCCTGGGGTTGATCATTAAAGGTGCAGTGGGTTCCAAATTTGCCCTGCTGGAAACTCTAAATCGTACAACACCATTGATTTTCACGGGACTGGCAGTTGCGGTAGCTTTTCGTGCAAAATTATGGAACATCGGAGCAGAAGCCCAGCTATATTCTGGTGCCATTGTAGCCGTACTAATGGGGACCGGCACTCTTGCATGGTCCTCACTTGCACTCATTCCCACAATGATCATCTGTTCCATGTCAGCGGGTGCATTGCTGCTTCTAGTCCCTACTCTCCTTAAAACCAGGTTGGGTGTGGATGAAGTCGTTACTACTCTCTTGCTCAATTTTATTTTTCTCCTTCTAGTTTCACTCCTGCTTGAAGGCCCTCTCAAAGATCCAATGGGAATGGGTTGGCCCAAGTCGTCCCGTTTGCTGGCAGAGGCCCGTCTACCAAGAATCGTTGATGGGCTACGATTACATTGGGGTTTTGGGATTGCTTTAATTGCAGCTTTAGTTATCTGGATCGTGAACACCAAAACTACTTTTGGCTACGCTATGAGAGCCGTTGGCTACAACGCTGGGGCAGCCCGTTATGCAGGAATGCCTGTAAATTTAATCATAACGCAAACAGCACTGTTATCAGGAGGGCTCGCAGCCCTAGCTGGGTTCTCCGAAGTCGCTGGCCTCAAGGGCACCCTGACTCTTGATCTATCACCGGGCTTTGGTTATTCAGGAATCATTGTAGCCATGCTGGCCTTGCTACATCCTCTGGGGGTTGTCGTGGCAGCTCTGTTTGTTGCGGGTATTTTTGTGGGCGCTGACAGTATGAGTCGAGCAGCCGGAGTCCCCACCTATCTAGCAGACATCATGCTCGCTACTGCACTGCTTCTGATGGTAGTTGCAGTATTACTGACAAAGTTCCGGATCATACGGGATTAA
- a CDS encoding ABC transporter ATP-binding protein has product MGEVVLRLEGITKNFGALKANENVSLNLEKGEVLALLGENGAGKTTLMNILFGQYTADSGRVQVFGKTLPPGMASAALDAGVGMVHQHFTLAHNLSVLENVILGTSSLWSWKLRYKQARQQLLKLANRYHLKVNPDAKVSSLSVGERQRVEILKALFRQAKILILDEPTAVLTPQETESLFKTLTEATEQGLSIIFISHKLHEVMKIAKKVAILRHGKLVATKETKETSPNELASLMVGNPISPTAVTERESGPLVMELLNVSTETQHHSKGLRNVSLRLCSGEIVGLAGVSGNGQTSIADLVAGLITPSQGKLHLDGKLIDQWSPRQSVLSGIARIPEDRHQSGTVADFSLTENSIIERYRDQPFAHHGWVNWQAAVNFTQELIKQYDVRCPGPDTRIRLLSGGNMQKLILGRVLQNDPRVILAHQPSRGLDIGAVHYVHKKLLEARQKGAAILLISEDLDEILQLSDIIHVSSEGRVSPAFQRGKVTPAELGGWMSGAAFAKQETMHAS; this is encoded by the coding sequence GTGGGAGAAGTCGTTCTTCGTCTTGAGGGGATCACCAAGAATTTTGGAGCCCTCAAGGCGAATGAAAATGTCAGCCTGAATTTGGAGAAGGGTGAGGTACTTGCGCTGCTAGGTGAGAATGGTGCAGGTAAAACCACCTTGATGAACATCCTTTTTGGTCAATACACCGCCGATTCTGGGAGGGTTCAGGTTTTCGGAAAAACTCTTCCACCAGGGATGGCTAGTGCGGCTTTGGATGCCGGAGTTGGAATGGTTCATCAACATTTCACCCTTGCGCACAATCTCTCCGTTCTTGAGAACGTCATTCTTGGGACCAGTTCTCTCTGGTCCTGGAAGCTACGATACAAGCAAGCCCGTCAACAACTCCTCAAACTTGCCAATCGTTATCACCTGAAGGTCAATCCTGATGCGAAAGTCTCGTCTCTAAGTGTGGGAGAGCGTCAACGGGTAGAGATTCTCAAAGCCTTGTTCCGACAAGCCAAGATCCTGATCCTGGATGAACCAACCGCCGTCCTGACCCCTCAAGAAACTGAATCACTTTTCAAGACACTAACAGAAGCTACAGAACAAGGGCTATCTATCATCTTCATCAGCCACAAACTCCATGAAGTAATGAAAATTGCCAAAAAAGTGGCCATCCTTCGTCATGGGAAACTCGTAGCGACCAAAGAAACCAAAGAAACTAGCCCAAATGAATTAGCTTCTTTGATGGTTGGGAACCCGATCAGCCCCACAGCAGTTACTGAAAGAGAGTCCGGACCCTTAGTAATGGAGTTATTGAATGTATCCACGGAGACTCAGCATCACTCAAAGGGCCTGAGGAATGTTTCTTTGAGGCTGTGCTCCGGAGAAATTGTGGGTTTGGCTGGTGTCTCTGGGAACGGTCAAACATCAATTGCAGATTTGGTTGCAGGACTGATCACTCCCTCTCAAGGGAAACTGCATTTGGATGGGAAGCTGATAGATCAGTGGTCTCCACGCCAATCGGTTCTCAGTGGTATCGCCAGGATTCCTGAAGACCGACATCAATCCGGGACTGTCGCTGATTTTTCCTTGACTGAAAATTCCATCATTGAAAGATATCGTGATCAGCCATTTGCTCATCATGGGTGGGTCAATTGGCAAGCCGCAGTAAATTTTACACAGGAACTCATCAAGCAATACGATGTTCGTTGTCCTGGTCCGGATACGAGAATACGTTTGCTTTCAGGGGGGAACATGCAAAAACTCATTTTGGGGCGTGTGCTCCAAAACGACCCCCGAGTAATCCTTGCACATCAACCCTCACGAGGCTTGGATATTGGAGCGGTACACTACGTCCACAAGAAATTATTGGAAGCCCGTCAAAAAGGTGCAGCCATTTTACTCATTTCTGAAGATTTAGATGAGATCCTCCAATTGTCAGACATCATTCATGTTTCCTCAGAAGGCAGAGTTAGCCCTGCTTTTCAACGAGGTAAAGTAACACCTGCTGAGTTGGGTGGTTGGATGTCTGGGGCTGCGTTTGCCAAGCAAGAGACTATGCATGCGTCTTGA
- a CDS encoding BMP family protein, producing MSSHQSLKISRRTLIKGTASALVLAPSLGILPLASAKDPIKTAGIYTVPVEQQWVSRIHKAALSAQSRGDIAYTFTENTANTDYPRVMREYAEQGNTLIIGEIFGAEAEAREVVAEYPEVAFLMGSSFKEDPSLPNLAVFDNYIQDASYLSGIIAGAMTKSGNIGMVGGFPIPEVNRLMHAFMAGAREMNPNIRFQVSFIGSWFDPPKAKETAFAMIEGGADLLYAERFGVSDAAKERGILAIGNVIDTQDQYPSTVVASAIWHFEPTMDAAVAAVQSGKYKAADYGIYSFMKHGGCTLAPYGTFAGKIPQKAVDMVAKRTGEIKNGSYTVTINDNEPKSS from the coding sequence ATGAGCAGTCATCAGTCGCTGAAAATCTCTAGACGTACATTGATTAAAGGCACAGCCAGCGCTCTCGTGCTTGCACCGAGTCTCGGAATTTTGCCCTTGGCCTCGGCAAAAGATCCCATCAAGACTGCTGGCATCTACACAGTCCCAGTTGAGCAACAGTGGGTAAGCCGAATCCACAAAGCGGCGTTATCAGCACAGTCACGAGGTGACATCGCCTACACGTTCACAGAAAATACTGCCAACACCGACTACCCAAGAGTGATGAGGGAATATGCAGAGCAAGGGAATACCCTGATCATCGGAGAAATTTTTGGTGCCGAAGCAGAAGCTAGAGAGGTTGTGGCGGAATACCCCGAAGTCGCTTTTCTGATGGGATCTTCTTTCAAAGAAGACCCAAGCCTGCCAAATCTAGCCGTCTTCGATAACTACATCCAAGATGCCTCCTATTTGTCGGGTATTATTGCTGGGGCAATGACAAAGTCTGGCAACATCGGAATGGTTGGTGGATTCCCAATCCCAGAGGTAAATCGATTGATGCATGCCTTCATGGCAGGGGCGCGAGAGATGAATCCTAACATTCGCTTTCAAGTCTCTTTCATCGGCTCATGGTTTGACCCACCAAAGGCCAAAGAGACTGCGTTTGCTATGATCGAAGGAGGCGCCGACCTTTTATATGCAGAGCGTTTTGGTGTCTCGGATGCTGCCAAAGAAAGAGGTATTTTGGCCATCGGCAACGTGATCGACACCCAAGATCAGTACCCAAGCACCGTGGTCGCTTCAGCCATTTGGCATTTTGAACCCACAATGGATGCTGCTGTCGCGGCAGTTCAATCAGGGAAATACAAAGCTGCTGATTACGGTATCTACTCGTTCATGAAGCATGGCGGATGTACGCTCGCACCCTATGGGACATTCGCTGGTAAGATACCACAGAAGGCTGTTGATATGGTGGCAAAGCGTACTGGAGAGATCAAAAACGGTAGCTATACTGTCACGATCAATGACAACGAACCAAAATCTAGCTGA